From the Colletotrichum lupini chromosome 1, complete sequence genome, the window TTTGAAGTCACGCCCTTAACCCCCATGTCGGAACATGCGCCGAAGCTAACCCGGTCTCCCCCCCACAGTTCTATGGGCCCAGCGCTCCAGCTCTTCAGACGCCTCCAAGAACTTCGTCTACTTGACGATCACCGTTCCCGATGTTCCCAAGTCCAGTCTCAAGGTCGACCTGAAGCCTACCGGCCTGTCCTTCAGTGGTACCTCCGACTCTCTGAAGCGCTCGTATGCCGTTGACCTCGAGCTGTACGCTGAGATCGACCCCGCTGAGAGCAAGGTCAACCACACCGGCAAGAATGTCGAGTTCAAGCTCCAGAAGAAGGAACTCAAGGAGGAGTACTGGCCTCGCCTGCTCAAGGAGGCCAAGAAGGTCCACTTCCTGAAGACCGACTTTGACAAGTGGGTCGATGAGGACGAGCAGGATGAGGCTGCCGAGGAGGATTTCTCTCAGTTCGGCGGTATGGGTACGTGATTTACAAACTCCCTTGCAACCCAACACCCCGCCATGGCGGATTATGGTGCAATAGAGCCTTTCCAGTTGCAAAGACTAACACGTTCGTTTACTAGGTGGCATGCCTGGTATGGGTGgccccggcggcggcgacttCGGCGGCATCGACTTCTCCAAgcttggcggcggcggcgcaccGGGTATGGAAGGCTTGGGAGATATGGAGGACGAGGAAGATGATGAGGATGACGATGACATGCCTGCCTtggagggcgaggaggacgACGGCAAGGCCGCACCTGCTGCTGACAAGGCTGCTGCGAAATAAGCAATCTCTTCCTTTATCACGCACCCCGAGACGACTTTCCCGGCACTTAGGCCAGCAATCTTGGCTGCAACGCCCGTGGATACCGCTCTAGACTAACGACTATGAATGTACTTTTTCGAATCAAAAGACCAAAAGAAAAGACGACACGTGATCTTTGGGATTggtttctacttatttaagacgAGAACTCAAGGTGTGGTAGGCATTTAGCGAATGGATATCATGATTCTCTCAGCATTCTTTCGAACCCCACCGTGGAAGTTACTTCCTAGCAAACGCGGTTCGTGGTCTCTGTCTGTAGGCGCTCGGTGTACGAGGAGATGTCTAGGATCGAATTTTTGCGTCTGTGAAGCCGGGAAACCTACTTCAAGATCATAGGTTGGTGAATCGATTTGAGAGATCAGCTGTGTTCCTTTATCTACATCCTTCAAGGTCGCCGCATGCCTGATCGCAAGCTGTCCCCCCCACCCCTCTTCTTCTCGCTAAATAACTGAATGATTCGCTCAGACACTAATTAATCACGAAGAACTTCACGTTGCGTTATTGAATCTCAAGTTGGGGGCTCGGCGCTTTGTATATTAGAGTCTGTCCGACTTGAGGATCGCTATAATACATGCCCTGCTATAATTTGGGCGAAGCAGATGGGTGATGTGGTGTTCCGGCTCAATGAAGCCGTGGTTGGTGTTTTTGTGATGTTTGGGAATAATTGCCGGAAGGCCGAGGGAGGCAGTCTGAGAGCTTTAAAGAAACCAAAACATGTCGAAACCAAAGCCATAATCCCGTAACCTCCGTGTCTTCTCTCCTTCCAGCAATCTGTTTGAGAGTTTCGGAGTCGCGCGCATAAGGAAAGTTGAAGGGAGCCCCCCCACACAATGTGCCACTTTGACCTCCTCAGTGCCCAGCGTTATGTGAATGAGTCTGTAGTAGCTTTGTGCCGTTTACATGATCTCATCCTCCATAGCAGCGTCGCCGTTAGTGGCTGCGGGGGCAGGTGCGGGGGCAGCGGCGTTCTCATTGGGGTTGGCACCAGACTCGAAGTAATCGGCCATCTCGGAGTCAAGCTCCTCGGCCGTCTTCTTTGCAGGACGGCCGGTGCGCTTGGCACGGGGCTTCTTGCCACCAGTGCCAGCAGCGGCAGGGCCACCCTTGCCGGCGTTCGCGTTGTTGCTATTGTTGTTGCGCTTGTTGTTGGCAGCAGACTTGGGCTGAGCCTTGGGCTGAGCCTTGGGTTGTCTGTTTTCTTGTTAATATGTATTTCAGTATCTCAAAGAGATTTTGCTTACGTGGTGCGCTCAGCAAGAGTCTTCTTGGCAGGAGGGATGACGTTGGCTGCCTGAGAAGCGCCAACAACGATCTCAATCTAGTTCCCGTTAGAGTGTACATGAAAGGGTATGATACGAGAAGCTTACCTTGATCGGGCGGTTGTCAACGAGAAGACCGTTCAGCTTCTGGAAGGCCTTGCTAGCGCCATCCGCCTCGCGGAATGTGATGTTGGCAATGCCGCGGCTAACAGAGTTGGGTCCGTAAGAGATGTCAACTCTCTTGATGGGTCCAACTGATGTGAGAAAGTACTCCTGAAGGGAAAGTCGATGTTAGTTATCCGTAAGCGTTGATGTTTCAATCACGAGCGTCGTCCGAACCCGAGCCGCACGAGGGGCAAGGAATCGGCAGAAATCCAATAGTCGACCGGAGCACAGGAGGTTGGCAGCGAGCAGAGCAGTGAGCGTTAGTACGCACGTCAGCGTCCATCCCCAAAGAAGCCCCAGTTGAAGCCATGGCTGCCTCGTGTTCAGTTGCCATCAAGTCGGAGGGTATCACCCCAAGTCGTAACAGCTGCTGTGGGGGAACGTCGTAACACATGGCCGTAACACCAGTTTCAGACCCAAATAGCCATGTGTATGTACTATGCCCCGAAACCCCGCTGAAAGGCCATCCGTCATTGTAGGTTCGCGAATCGATAGCAGCGAAGCTATGTATCGAAGCCGTCCTAGCCTGTGCTGCGACGTTGCTCACTGCTTTGCTCGCCGGAAAGGGCTTCATATTGCATCATCATGCTGATGAGCGGTGCCAGACCAAGTTGGTCTTGTGGATATCCGTCGAAGACAGCCAACGTCCCATATTTTCAGTCGGCTGTACCAATTTCTTGGGTGCTGACCAGGCTACCTCAAATTTGGACTGTGTTCGCGCGACAGGGACGTGCTCAACTTCTGATGAGCTCTGCGCCGTATCTCAGGATCGCAGATATCGAGGAAGGAGTCTTGGCGGTGTCTTGACGGATTCCGTTTGGGAAGCGGCAATGGCCACAGTGGATTTGATATCGCTACGACGCCGGCTGGGAAGGAGAGCAGGCGAGAAATAACATGTCGAACCAAGTCCGAGGGCTGAAGAGCCTTATCGGCAACATACCTTGATCTGTTGCTCGTTGACATCCTTGGGCTTCGTATGTGTTAGCTTGCGCCAGGATTGACGGAGGGAGGAAAGTAACTTACCAGGTTGCTCACGATGACCTTGCTGTCACCAGAGCCTTGCGCAGGCTTGGCGGCATTAGGCTTgttggcggcggcgccgCGCGCAGGTCGCGATGTCTTCTGAACACCGCCGACAGGGGCAGCGGCCGCAGGGCGACCACCGGTGGATCGACGCTGAGAGCGACGGCCGGGTCCGCCGGCAGAACGGCGTTGGGTCGAGAGAATCTCATCGAGAGACTGGTCAAGCTTTCCAGACATGATGACTGTGGTATTGGATTTGTTTGGTAGGAAAATGTGCTTGCGATAATGCTGCGATGAGAAAGCAGCTGGTCGATGGGTCTCTTCAAGTATTATTAGGTCGTGAAGAGCGTGATGCGAAACGAAGTGCTGATGTGATGAAGAATCAAACTCTGACGCGTAGAAGCTTGCGCGCGAGGAGTGGTCGGTCTGAAGGAAGAGGTAGAGAATACAGGAGCTGCAAAAAATTTTGAGGATGCAGCTGAAGAAGGAAAACTTTGGTCGGGAGGCCGAGGGGTCTTTTTGATGTTGGACGGGGAGGTTTGTCTTTGGGAAGAAGAAAGGTTACGAGATGAATGGAATGGGCGGGTGAAGGCGAAATGGGAAAGGAGACGGGGCAAGGTGTTGGTGCCAGCGGAGCGGCAGGCTGCGGCGCGCCTGACCAAAACAAGGGGGGCCTGAGGACCCCGTTGACAGCGGGAAGTTGATTGGTCGCATTAGTCCTCTTTGGGCCGAGAAGGATCCGCCAGAGCTGCTGCCTCCTCAGCCACACATCCCCTGTTTGCGCCTTCCAATTGTTCCATTTCGGGAAGCAGCTGGTCAGGTCTCCTTTCCATCTCTTTGGCGCTGAGTTCAATGCGCCTTGTCGAAAGATATAACTTGCCGAAGCAAGAATTGGGGCAATTGAGGCAAGCAGGCCATCAACCAACAGGCCCTGGTGTCACTGGATAGTACGATTGATTCTCAAGATTTGATCAGCGCCACAGCCAATAGTCTGAGTAGGCTGTAGCATGGCCTACTGTCATGAGGCATCCACAGCATTTACCCAGAGAAAACAAAGGTAGGGGAGTTCAAGATCATGGATGTCGGTGTCTGTCAATGGCATTGCAAGACCGCAATATGGAGGTTGTGACGTGGGGTCTTGCGCACAAGGTCGATGTTCATCACGTGTATGCAGCGCTGAGCCAGATTAGACTGAGGTATCGTCTCAATGGTGGTGCTCTAATGTTTCGATTTTGGAGGGCAAGAGCTTGTCGATGCCCCTAGTGTTTGCTTCTTTGACTGCATTAACTTTCGAAGCTCTGTGTTCTCTCAAGGGAGGAACGTTTCGTTGTCAACCCCCTGAAGGACCGTATTCGATATCACCTGTCCCCTCAGACACTGACATCAATGCCCTCTCTTATCGCTAATATGTCGCCCCAAGCCTCGCGTCTCGTTCGTCTCAGGGCAGTCGCAGAATTCCCAAGTTCCTCTCGCCATATGTATCTTACAGCGGATATCCCATGGCACCTGGCTATCTCACTTGCGCCGTTTTGTGGCCTTCTAGGACGCTGCTTTGGCGGACTTCGCAGATCGTACAGCCTTCTCGGGCTTTTCCTCTTCATTGTTGACTTCTACATAGTGGTAAAAGATAATGAGAACCATGGCAGCGGAGCCAAGGAAAATCGCAAGGCGGTAGAGATCGTTGTCGGAAATCATGATGGGCTCGGGATCGTTTGCGCGGC encodes:
- a CDS encoding Wos2, translating into MSATTQTPEVLWAQRSSSSDASKNFVYLTITVPDVPKSSLKVDLKPTGLSFSGTSDSLKRSYAVDLELYAEIDPAESKVNHTGKNVEFKLQKKELKEEYWPRLLKEAKKVHFLKTDFDKWVDEDEQDEAAEEDFSQFGGMGGMPGMGGPGGGDFGGIDFSKLGGGGAPGMEGLGDMEDEEDDEDDDDMPALEGEEDDGKAAPAADKAAAK
- a CDS encoding RNA recognition domain-containing protein, whose product is MSGKLDQSLDEILSTQRRSAGGPGRRSQRRSTGGRPAAAAPVGGVQKTSRPARGAAANKPNAAKPAQGSGDSKVIVSNLPKDVNEQQIKEYFLTSVGPIKRVDISYGPNSVSRGIANITFREADGASKAFQKLNGLLVDNRPIKIEIVVGASQAANVIPPAKKTLAERTTQPKAQPKAQPKSAANNKRNNNSNNANAGKGGPAAAGTGGKKPRAKRTGRPAKKTAEELDSEMADYFESGANPNENAAAPAPAPAATNGDAAMEDEIM